A single genomic interval of Terriglobus albidus harbors:
- a CDS encoding ATP-dependent Clp protease ATP-binding subunit — protein sequence MALDLSKLSDEMESGLAGARLLAEDRRQALIQPEHLLLRLIDTEDGSLKQVLLQKQINLTLLLDALSRRADQLSQQTLESGRRPLASQTLRTLLAESFKIADSHRRPSAEPIDVLEAALATGHNDLRSDFRKAGITLEDIRGTVAPASTSSRAQATVNQQPSRSDLESGTKMLDRFGRDLTAAAAAGELMPVFGRDEEVRQLIQTLLRKTKSNPVLVGDPGTGKTAIVEALAIRIASQDVPESMKRCRVVALDLMGLVAGAKYRGEFEERIKAVVDEVRLRKGEIILFLDEIHQLVGAGGTEGGMDAANILKPALARGELRCVGATTFDEYRERIEKDGALARRFERVQVGEPTDESMVYILRGIRERYAIFHGVDLTDEALHAAIKLSRRYMRDRFLPDKAIDVIDAATARLRMQLESRPTALDQQERLLTRKRAELETLRSLPRPSAAQSRQITELESEIAALEPKIAADADAWEKQRSARIELGRTAQAIEEQRRLLASAEGVGDVTRAAEIRYGTLKHLEEQRDDLEQKLQLSRESASENTLIADKVLPEHIAEVVAERSGVPASRMLESERERLVHLEDRLAERVYGQSEAIHAVSEAARRMRTDLQLKRSPASFLFVGPTGVGKTELAKALAESLFDDESALIRIDMGEYKDASSAAGLIGSRPGLVGSDEGGFLTEQVRRAPYSIVLFDEVEKGHPAILDLLLGVLDEGRLTDAKGRFCDFTNTVVLFTSNLGVRESMVAGEDNQLREKIILETVKANLRPELYNRIGQVIPFHPLGMEELRRIVETHLRKLDKKLQDDRELHLEATDSAIEFLAGLSYDPEYGARPAGRVMQREVLSPLAGILLTEDVSPGSRIHLDLSVDADQKTELLFSVEHPDAQNEESLEAAQSEQPEEVSQ from the coding sequence ATGGCACTCGATCTAAGCAAGCTGTCCGATGAGATGGAGTCAGGTCTCGCCGGCGCCCGGTTATTGGCCGAAGATAGACGGCAAGCACTGATTCAACCCGAGCACCTGCTGCTTCGTCTGATCGATACAGAAGATGGCAGCCTGAAGCAGGTTCTGCTGCAAAAGCAGATCAACCTCACGCTTCTGCTCGATGCCCTGTCGCGCCGCGCCGACCAGCTCTCGCAGCAGACACTTGAATCCGGTCGCAGGCCGCTTGCGTCGCAGACATTGCGTACGTTGCTGGCGGAATCCTTCAAGATCGCCGATAGTCATCGACGTCCTTCGGCAGAGCCAATCGATGTCCTCGAAGCAGCTCTAGCAACAGGACACAACGACCTGCGGAGCGACTTTCGTAAAGCCGGCATTACGCTCGAAGACATTCGCGGAACCGTGGCTCCCGCTTCGACATCTTCACGTGCTCAGGCAACCGTGAACCAGCAGCCCTCCAGGAGCGATCTTGAGAGCGGCACGAAGATGCTTGACCGGTTTGGGCGCGACCTCACAGCCGCTGCGGCGGCCGGTGAACTTATGCCGGTCTTCGGCCGTGACGAAGAGGTGCGCCAACTGATCCAGACGCTGTTGCGTAAGACGAAGTCGAATCCGGTCCTGGTTGGCGATCCTGGAACGGGCAAGACTGCTATTGTCGAAGCGCTTGCTATCCGCATTGCCTCCCAGGATGTGCCCGAAAGCATGAAGCGCTGCCGCGTCGTCGCCCTCGACCTGATGGGACTTGTCGCCGGAGCGAAGTACCGTGGTGAATTTGAGGAGCGGATTAAAGCCGTCGTCGATGAGGTTCGCCTGCGCAAGGGCGAGATCATCCTCTTCCTCGATGAGATCCATCAGCTTGTCGGAGCCGGTGGAACCGAGGGCGGCATGGACGCAGCCAATATTCTGAAGCCCGCGCTCGCCCGCGGAGAGCTGCGCTGTGTGGGAGCCACCACCTTCGACGAGTACCGAGAACGGATCGAAAAGGACGGTGCCCTGGCACGGCGGTTTGAGCGGGTGCAGGTCGGTGAGCCGACCGATGAGTCCATGGTCTATATCCTGCGCGGTATCCGTGAGCGCTATGCCATCTTCCATGGGGTTGACCTTACCGACGAGGCGCTTCATGCCGCAATTAAACTTTCACGCCGCTACATGCGTGACCGCTTCCTGCCGGACAAGGCAATCGATGTGATCGATGCAGCCACGGCGCGGTTGCGGATGCAATTGGAATCGCGGCCGACTGCGCTCGATCAGCAGGAGCGCCTGCTGACCCGCAAACGAGCCGAACTGGAGACGCTGCGGTCGCTTCCCCGCCCTTCGGCCGCACAAAGCCGGCAGATAACAGAGCTCGAATCCGAGATCGCCGCGCTGGAACCGAAGATCGCCGCCGATGCCGATGCATGGGAGAAGCAGCGCTCAGCGCGCATTGAACTGGGGCGGACGGCACAGGCAATCGAGGAACAGCGCCGCCTGCTTGCCTCCGCGGAAGGTGTAGGCGATGTCACCAGAGCCGCTGAGATTCGCTATGGCACACTCAAGCACCTGGAAGAACAGCGGGATGATCTGGAACAGAAGCTACAGCTCTCGCGTGAAAGCGCCAGCGAAAACACATTGATTGCCGACAAAGTTCTTCCGGAACATATCGCTGAAGTTGTTGCTGAGCGTTCAGGAGTACCGGCCTCCCGCATGCTGGAGAGCGAGCGGGAACGGCTCGTACACCTGGAAGATCGCCTGGCAGAGCGCGTTTATGGTCAATCGGAAGCGATTCATGCTGTCTCTGAAGCGGCACGGCGCATGCGTACCGACCTGCAGCTCAAACGCTCGCCTGCATCGTTCCTCTTTGTAGGCCCGACAGGTGTCGGCAAGACAGAACTGGCCAAGGCACTGGCGGAGTCACTCTTCGACGATGAGAGCGCGTTGATCCGCATCGATATGGGCGAGTATAAGGACGCCTCATCGGCCGCCGGGCTGATTGGGTCACGGCCTGGCCTGGTCGGCTCGGACGAAGGTGGCTTCCTGACAGAGCAGGTACGCCGCGCTCCTTACTCCATCGTCCTCTTCGACGAGGTGGAGAAAGGACATCCCGCGATTCTCGATCTGTTGCTTGGCGTGCTTGATGAAGGCAGACTGACCGATGCCAAGGGACGCTTCTGCGACTTTACCAATACGGTTGTGCTCTTCACCTCGAACCTGGGGGTGCGAGAGTCCATGGTCGCCGGCGAGGACAATCAACTGCGCGAGAAGATCATCCTCGAGACGGTCAAAGCCAACCTGCGTCCCGAGCTCTATAACCGGATCGGGCAGGTCATTCCCTTCCATCCACTGGGCATGGAGGAACTGCGACGCATTGTCGAGACACACCTCCGGAAGCTGGACAAAAAGCTGCAGGATGATCGGGAACTGCACCTGGAAGCAACAGACAGCGCTATCGAATTTCTCGCAGGTCTCTCCTATGACCCAGAGTACGGAGCTCGTCCGGCCGGCCGCGTGATGCAGCGCGAGGTGTTGTCGCCGCTTGCGGGGATCCTGCTTACGGAAGATGTGAGTCCAGGCTCGCGGATTCATCTGGATCTCTCCGTAGACGCGGACCAGAAGACAGAGCTTCTCTTCTCGGTTGAGCATCCGGATGCGCAGAACGAAGAAAGTCTCGAGGCTGCGCAATCAGAGCAGCCCGAGGAGGTATCGCAGTGA
- the tssK gene encoding type VI secretion system baseplate subunit TssK translates to MHDIRPETDSTLTLRSVNWEHGMLLTPEHFLRQERYLESLVSWGVRYLTPGYGLIGGGIRLPETDLGTSRFDPEVALHETAEALDISVSRVRGISPSGIVIDLDAVGSISTRFNKEELAGVAEAVVYVVSNPSERLKTDGAADSFNPQMRTERVPSFRIALDVTAAELQQSVAVARIRRPATGMMFEADPQFIPSCITLAAHSELMSGARRIVESINRLASAYAELHRAMREFMVIFTERGLETEVDRDSIQFAERMVLELQNTAYDLLDRTQPPDRFFSRVRRMLHSAAIFFDIATGMQQYYDTLRETGESEFLGLLELQKHMLQQGRTIKLDANLAIEIKKSLQSLLNLEKLELALEGKYIDFRKSTAIESANFIFDRGGKVLYRLAARPARVQGIADEMTIFFSNLRLEGRDRYRLILVGDRNKPWLRGITIGAEIRINEGSGFRRESLILSGEAKLDEQFNIEIDFEAPDVPTITDLRVTVPSYHTVHTALLFTRHRFYAGNRESPEARGIDRTDLPREPAMVAATAAPVESYRRAAPIPANHRKSVTPIQPLADDAIDVQPPWMPRDSMPNSSEVNERPRRRRLE, encoded by the coding sequence ATGCATGACATTCGACCTGAGACCGATAGCACGTTGACCCTTCGCTCTGTTAACTGGGAACACGGAATGCTGCTCACGCCCGAGCACTTTCTCCGCCAGGAGCGCTATCTCGAATCCCTTGTCTCCTGGGGCGTTCGCTACCTCACTCCAGGCTACGGACTGATCGGCGGCGGTATTCGTCTGCCCGAGACCGACCTCGGAACCTCACGTTTCGATCCTGAAGTCGCGCTGCACGAAACCGCCGAGGCCCTGGATATCTCCGTTTCTCGTGTCCGTGGAATCAGCCCTTCAGGCATTGTGATTGATCTGGATGCGGTTGGGAGCATCAGCACGCGTTTCAATAAAGAGGAACTTGCCGGGGTTGCGGAGGCCGTCGTATACGTGGTCAGCAATCCTTCGGAACGGCTCAAGACAGATGGCGCGGCGGATTCGTTCAATCCCCAGATGCGGACGGAGCGTGTACCGAGCTTCCGTATCGCACTCGATGTCACTGCAGCAGAGCTACAACAAAGTGTCGCCGTCGCTCGCATCCGCCGGCCTGCGACCGGCATGATGTTTGAGGCCGACCCGCAGTTCATCCCTTCCTGTATCACTCTCGCCGCCCACTCAGAGTTGATGAGTGGAGCGCGCCGTATCGTTGAGAGCATCAACCGTCTCGCCTCTGCGTATGCGGAACTCCATCGCGCTATGCGCGAGTTTATGGTGATCTTCACCGAACGCGGGCTTGAGACAGAGGTAGACCGCGACTCCATCCAGTTTGCGGAACGCATGGTGCTTGAGCTGCAGAATACGGCCTATGATCTTCTGGACCGCACCCAGCCGCCGGACCGTTTCTTCAGCCGCGTGCGCCGCATGCTGCACTCGGCAGCGATCTTCTTCGACATCGCCACTGGCATGCAGCAGTACTATGACACGCTGCGCGAGACCGGAGAGAGCGAGTTCCTTGGCCTGCTCGAGCTGCAGAAACACATGCTGCAGCAGGGCCGCACCATCAAGCTCGATGCGAATCTCGCCATCGAGATCAAGAAATCACTGCAATCGCTGCTGAACCTTGAAAAGCTGGAGCTCGCGCTCGAAGGCAAGTACATCGACTTCAGGAAGAGCACGGCGATCGAGAGTGCGAACTTCATCTTCGATCGCGGCGGAAAGGTTCTCTATCGTCTTGCAGCTCGGCCGGCTCGTGTTCAGGGCATCGCGGACGAGATGACCATCTTCTTCTCGAACCTGCGGCTCGAGGGCCGCGACCGCTATCGCCTGATCCTGGTCGGTGACCGCAATAAGCCGTGGCTGCGAGGAATTACGATCGGAGCCGAGATCCGCATCAACGAGGGCTCCGGCTTCCGCCGTGAAAGCCTGATCCTCTCAGGCGAAGCCAAGCTGGATGAACAGTTCAACATCGAGATCGATTTCGAGGCGCCGGATGTGCCCACCATCACCGATCTGCGTGTGACGGTTCCCTCGTATCACACCGTGCATACGGCGCTGCTGTTCACACGTCATCGCTTCTACGCCGGCAATCGCGAATCACCGGAAGCTCGTGGCATCGACCGTACAGATCTCCCCAGAGAACCTGCAATGGTGGCAGCCACTGCGGCTCCGGTAGAGAGTTACCGTCGCGCGGCGCCGATTCCGGCCAATCATCGCAAATCTGTAACGCCCATCCAGCCGCTCGCCGATGACGCGATCGACGTCCAGCCGCCGTGGATGCCGCGAGACAGCATGCCCAACTCATCGGAAGTGAATGAACGTCCGCGTCGCCGGCGTTTGGAATAA
- a CDS encoding type VI secretion system baseplate subunit TssG: MEELAHTSPVRLMPNFVTGNHAHRHSLDSALLSLQARGVSPQRITLRRVGLQATPAGTIVRQAPAPGTPLTPGTPVELDVSGTGFVHALPTGMWDSGGEREAGTREILQVVDDPLEKLRHWFYEGAPLFRIGPDAPDACARWLSLFGIDAELWPRTTWYPLASVVAQIPQLSCSENGCCFLLEVLLGLRVNSLSYRPSQSILPKEVLSRLGYRASRLGMDLLLGDGAEDLAVLQVEVGPATLVDYERFEETTEGRTLLRRVLDLILPVSTIFEVRWLVEDLRQAPRLGFAQHNARLGINTHMGMALDATPDLPTHVRAEHTSAAQETWSGASHA; encoded by the coding sequence ATGGAAGAACTAGCACACACATCGCCAGTCCGGTTGATGCCAAACTTTGTTACCGGCAATCATGCTCACCGGCACTCCCTGGACTCTGCGCTGCTCTCATTGCAGGCGCGGGGAGTAAGCCCGCAGCGGATTACGTTACGCCGTGTCGGCCTGCAGGCAACTCCGGCAGGGACCATTGTGCGCCAGGCTCCCGCGCCAGGAACTCCACTGACACCGGGCACGCCGGTCGAGCTGGATGTCTCCGGCACGGGCTTTGTCCATGCGCTGCCGACAGGCATGTGGGACTCCGGCGGAGAACGTGAGGCCGGCACGCGGGAGATATTGCAGGTTGTTGACGACCCGCTCGAGAAACTAAGGCACTGGTTCTATGAAGGCGCGCCCCTGTTCCGGATTGGACCGGATGCTCCAGATGCGTGTGCTCGCTGGCTATCGCTGTTCGGTATCGATGCCGAGCTCTGGCCGCGCACGACATGGTATCCACTTGCATCGGTTGTTGCGCAAATCCCGCAGCTCTCGTGCTCCGAGAATGGATGCTGTTTTCTGCTTGAGGTATTGCTTGGTCTGAGAGTCAATTCCCTCTCCTATCGTCCATCGCAGAGCATTCTCCCAAAAGAAGTGCTTTCTCGACTGGGTTATCGCGCCTCGCGGCTCGGTATGGATCTGCTTCTTGGCGATGGAGCCGAGGACCTGGCGGTGCTGCAGGTTGAAGTCGGCCCGGCCACGCTGGTGGATTATGAGCGGTTTGAGGAGACCACGGAAGGACGCACCCTTCTACGGCGCGTCCTTGATCTGATTCTTCCTGTTTCAACGATCTTTGAGGTTCGCTGGCTGGTTGAGGATCTTCGGCAAGCACCTCGCCTGGGCTTTGCCCAACACAATGCCCGCCTCGGTATCAACACTCACATGGGTATGGCACTGGATGCCACACCCGATCTACCAACACATGTCCGCGCGGAACATACTTCCGCCGCACAAGAGACATGGTCCGGAGCTAGCCATGCATGA